The following proteins are encoded in a genomic region of Micropterus dolomieu isolate WLL.071019.BEF.003 ecotype Adirondacks linkage group LG04, ASM2129224v1, whole genome shotgun sequence:
- the LOC123969457 gene encoding fibrinogen-like protein 1 isoform X3 gives MESSKNIWLQYQLQLGDYNGKAADALADAHAPPGLFWAEMDGSRLGVKRGQIQHQLKDDGRCDSGNLNGHYYDGVVWYTWHGWWYVIKSVGHDGTSH, from the exons ATGGAAAG CAGCAAGAACATCTGGCTCCAGTACCAGTTACAGCTAGGAGACTACAATGGGAAAGCAGCAGACGCCCTGGCTGACGCCCATGCCCCCCCCGGCCTCTTCTGGGCCGAAATGGATGGGTCCAGGCTTGGGGTCAAACGTGGTCAGATTCAGCACCAGCTGAAAGATGACGGCAG GTGTGATTCAGGCAACCTGAATGGTCATTACTATGACGGGGTGGTGTGGTACACATGGCACGGTTGGTGGTACGTCATCAAATCCGTGGGTCATGATGGTACGAGCCACTGA
- the LOC123969457 gene encoding fibrinogen-like protein 1 isoform X1, translating into MESSKNIWLQYQLQLGDYNGKAADALADAHAPPGLFWAEMDGSRLGVKRGQIQHQLKDDGRCIRHSKSGWWFSKCDSGNLNGHYYDGVVWYTWHGWWYVIKSVGHDGTSH; encoded by the exons ATGGAAAG CAGCAAGAACATCTGGCTCCAGTACCAGTTACAGCTAGGAGACTACAATGGGAAAGCAGCAGACGCCCTGGCTGACGCCCATGCCCCCCCCGGCCTCTTCTGGGCCGAAATGGATGGGTCCAGGCTTGGGGTCAAACGTGGTCAGATTCAGCACCAGCTGAAAGATGACGGCAGGTGTATCAGACACAGCAAGTCAGGCTGGTGGTTCAGCAA GTGTGATTCAGGCAACCTGAATGGTCATTACTATGACGGGGTGGTGTGGTACACATGGCACGGTTGGTGGTACGTCATCAAATCCGTGGGTCATGATGGTACGAGCCACTGA
- the LOC123969457 gene encoding fibrinogen-like protein 1 isoform X2: MESKNIWLQYQLQLGDYNGKAADALADAHAPPGLFWAEMDGSRLGVKRGQIQHQLKDDGRCIRHSKSGWWFSKCDSGNLNGHYYDGVVWYTWHGWWYVIKSVGHDGTSH, translated from the exons ATGGAAAG CAAGAACATCTGGCTCCAGTACCAGTTACAGCTAGGAGACTACAATGGGAAAGCAGCAGACGCCCTGGCTGACGCCCATGCCCCCCCCGGCCTCTTCTGGGCCGAAATGGATGGGTCCAGGCTTGGGGTCAAACGTGGTCAGATTCAGCACCAGCTGAAAGATGACGGCAGGTGTATCAGACACAGCAAGTCAGGCTGGTGGTTCAGCAA GTGTGATTCAGGCAACCTGAATGGTCATTACTATGACGGGGTGGTGTGGTACACATGGCACGGTTGGTGGTACGTCATCAAATCCGTGGGTCATGATGGTACGAGCCACTGA